CCGGTTCCTCGCGAGGTGGACGTTCGCGGTTCTGCAATCGCCACACTAGAGGAAGGGCCGCCATCGAGCGGCCTTCAATGTCTTCATACGGGTATGCGAGCGCAACGCGATAACGGGCAGCCTAATTGAGTGGGAGCAGCTTCGGAAGCTGATCGATGAGGGGCAAACAATCGCAGAGTGCGATAGTCGTCCCGCGTAAAAAGCTCGGGGCTTTTGTGGAGCCTCCTCAAAGGTTCTAAGACGCGACAATAGCTGACGCGCACTACCTCCCTCGACAACGTCGCAGCGCTTTGCTTCATTCCCTCTTAATCGTGGAGGAAACTCAAATCTCATGATCAACGAACTCAGCCAGTTGCTCGATCTTGACCGAGAAAACGAATTGTCATCGCTGGAGCCGGCATCCGACAGCGATGTCATGACCATTGCCGAACTCTATCCTAATGTTTCCAAACAGTACCTGGAGTTCATTCGCAAAGTGGGCACGGAATCTACGGCACGCGGATTTGAAATCTACAAACCGGAGCCTGAGCGTCGAGTTGAACAGCATCCATCAGGGCTTCAGCTTCGGAGGGACGACACTCGATGAAGAGGTACATGCTCATCTCCTGAAATGATGAAGCCCCGCTCCCTGTTACGGCGGCGGGGCTGGGGAATGTCAGGACGTGCCGGGCTTGACACCGGCTGCCAGCGGCCGAACGCATCTAGCATCGACGCTTCGCGTTCAATCAAGCTGGCGGTGATCGCCTGCGTGTCCTTCCACGCCGCCGTCCGGCTCGGGAATTGGGCTGGCGAGTTGCGGTCTACCAGCTTAATGGACAGCGAGCCCGGCTCAATTGGCTTCCCGATAAGTAGCCCGCAACGGTGCGCTTCTGTGAGAGGCGGCGCGGGCCTTGTTTTGGTTGCCAATCAACAGAACTCCTGCGCATCGTGTCGTTCTAAGCAGGAGGGGACAATGTCAGAGCTGGAAGAGAACCGCTTGTTAGACAGTGAATTCCAGACAATTTCGTCAGAGCCGTTGATTGGGCGCCTCAACCTTGAGACCGACTTGGGCACCATCGACCTTTTGGTGAACAAAGAGGCCGCGGAGTTCTTAATTTCGGTGTTGCTCGAGTTCCTTGCAGAAGGGACCGGCGGAGACGCTCCGAAGTTCAAGGTGCATACTGAGCAATAGCTGCCCGGTGAGCCCTGAATAAGCCGGCCGTCGCACAAAACGTCGGTCATTCAGTGGCACCTGCGTAGAGCGAGCTACGCGAGTTACCGGGTACGCCGACATTCGGGCACCCCTGTGCTATACTTTAGCGATTGCTGTACGCTCAAAGAGGACACAACGGATGTGGCTTGAATTGCGCGACAATAACGGCCCGATCTTCGTCAACATGGACAATGTCGTCCACTTCCAGCGGGTTGAAGGGCAGCGACGTACCACTCTCATTGCCTTCGCGGCCAACCACGGGACCTGCGTGACGCTGCAGGTTCACGAAACGCCGAACGAGATCATGGAACTGCTATGGGAGGAGCAGCATAACGCGGACTAAGCCGCGCTGCGTGCGCCTGTATAGCTATGAACATATCGGGAACGTTGTGGCGGCAGATTGCGCCGTACCACCTGTAGTCTCAGGCAATTTGCTCACCAGCATGGTATGATGCTAGTGTGTTGAAACTTCTCAACCTTTGTTACCCAGGTTCCACCATCGGCGCAGGGTTTTCTGCATCGTTGGCACGTTCTCTCTGTGTCTAGAGAGTGGAGTACGTTCGAATGAGCGGACGGCATTATCCAGAACCGGAACACCACGCCTCGGCGGCACTTCCGGTAAGCATTCTGCTACTCGTGGTCCTCGGAATATCAGCCTACCTGCTGATAGGAGGTTCACTGAATAATGGGGAGCGGGTCGGATCCAAGGTGTACCTGCCCGCCGAACAAACCCAGGATCGCTGAGAAAAACATCCGACCACCTCTAAGCGGAATGAAGGCGCCACCCTCCCGCATAGACGGCAGTCAGAGGGTGGTCGCGGCGACGCTTTGGTTGCAGGCCCGGGAATCGAACCGGTCTTCGTGGTTATGCACCATGCGGCTTACCAGTTGCCCTGCCTCCGTCGTTGAACTTCGGTCATCCGCTCTCCGGCGAGAGGGGGACAGATTTGGCGACTTGATTTGACTAAACTCCTGCGCGAACGTCTTATTCCGGTCACCATCGGTGGCTGCTACAACTGTCGAACGAGAGGAGCTTTCAATGCGTATCCTATTGATCCCAGCCGTGATGCTTATCGGTTCGTTGGGAGCTGTGGCTGTCGCAGCCGAAGGCGACGAGGCGTTCGCTACGGCTGACAACGAACTGAATTCGACGTTCAAGGAGATCGAGGCACGGATTGGCGACGACGCCGGCACGAAAAAGCTGCTTGTCTCCGCCCAAAGGGCATGGATTTCCTTCCGCGACAACGAGTGTGCATTTCAGACATCAGCCAGTGCGGACGGTAGCGCCTACCCTATGCTCGTCGCTGCCTGCAGAACCGAATTGACGACAGACAGAACGAAGGCACTTAAGGCGTATCTAAATTGCCAGGAGGGAGATCTTTCCTGCCCGCTACCTTCTGGGCAATAAAGCTTGAAGGCGACCACCCTACCGAATAGACGACGGTCAGAGGGTGGTCGCGCTTTCCCAGTTCGGGTCTATCTGCTTGATACCTTCTAATGGCGCCAGCTTGTCTCCAAATCGTGGATCGGAGTTCAAATGAGCCGCAGCAACACATGAACATCAACAGCATTCGAGATCGCGCGCAAGGTGTCGACGACGGTCCTGTTTCTGAACAGGAGGTCGAATTTGCGCGCCAAATATTGCGGTCTGGTGATGACGACGTTGGAGCCGTGTTGTTCGTGGTCGGACCTTGCGGCGCGCACCGCGATGCGACACTGATTGAGCCGTACCTCTGCAGCGAACACAAAGACGTCCATGGCGAGTTGGCCCTCAAAGGCATGTGTCCCTACCTGGGCTTGATCGATTACTATCGACCCGTCGTTCGCAAATACATCTTGGCCGGCGGCGATATCGATTTTGCCGGAAGCAAAGCGGCCGCCATACATCTCGCGCCGGAGTATCTGCTGAATCTCAGAGACAAAGAAGTCGAAAGGACGCTGCTTGTGATCTCCTGCGATTTTCAAAATCGCAATCGAAGCGCAGCGCGGCACGTTGTTCAGATCCTCGAACTCCACGGAGAGCTCAAGGATCCTCTGGGGCTGCGCACGGATGCCGATGAGAACTGGGCTCGGGGCGGCTGTGGAAGTGCCCTCAAAGGTCGAACAGGCCACAGCCGACGCGCCCACCAAACCGCCGGCAAACGGAGGACCAGGGCCCGTCACGGGGCCGATGTAAGCGGCAAGCAGATCCCGTCTGGCGGAAGGGGTGAGCGGTCGGATATTGGTAGCGGACACGATGAGCTGCTGTGAGCTTCTATGTCTGCGCCTAGTTCTGGAACTCGAACCTTCCATATGATCGAAGCCGTTGCCGAGCGCCTTG
The genomic region above belongs to Sinorhizobium meliloti and contains:
- a CDS encoding lysozyme inhibitor LprI family protein — encoded protein: MRILLIPAVMLIGSLGAVAVAAEGDEAFATADNELNSTFKEIEARIGDDAGTKKLLVSAQRAWISFRDNECAFQTSASADGSAYPMLVAACRTELTTDRTKALKAYLNCQEGDLSCPLPSGQ